The following is a genomic window from Arvicanthis niloticus isolate mArvNil1 chromosome 10, mArvNil1.pat.X, whole genome shotgun sequence.
tgcctatgaaagtaacaatattcatctcacttttatattaataagaagctcataccaatgaaaaccttaaatttgaaatcaaagtaaatgttgtaccatttaagaaattataacttcatcttaataacattatatatatttctaccaataggttatggctatgcaataaatcctagctaatcctgttccaacaaaaccactacttttccctagaaagacagcccaatattaagcacctcagtccccaagcccagggaataggggcgccgactcttaattaacttcttcaagctgattatgggcattgagatattagaagaggggcggggggagtgaagagtaaattgataagcctctgatgctgtgtcttcactgcatcccgCTGCAATTCCAAGACATCAGAGGttggagcaggtctgctcagcttgcttgatgagtagatacaccgaggctgtgtattctgcaatatatacaattctcaaaacaaattttagtatcaagataattttttgtttgaattctggaatctagtcttctggtggcctgcctctgtcatgtctaatccatataattctgggagtttctatgagggtgtgctcccaccatcctcccactccagcctccctgctctcaaattccccaacactagggaatccaaacttccaggcaccaaggccgtctacttccactgatgcctaaccccataccccataccccctcctcactatgagggtgtactcctaccatcctcccattcctgcctccctgctctcgaaatttcccaacactagggagtccaaatttttaggcaccaaggccgtccacttccattcatgcctggcaagaccaccctcaactgcCTATACaaatggagccatgagtccctccctttgtgttctcaggctggagattttagaatggctattccagcttgtttcttaggtctctcaagagacctgcctgcctctgcttcctgagttccaggacagccacagctacatagagaaaccctgtctcaaaagacttAGGATTGCTATTGGTGAGCTAAAACAATGACCACTTATTTTGAAAGTGAAGTAAAGGAATTACTATGTATGTAAATTCTAAAATGGATAGGGAGTTCAAGAATGCTAAGTTCTTGAATGTTCTTAAAATTGTCAGAAGCCTTTGGTTAATTCTAGGACTTGGAAGAAACTCTTGAACCTTTCTTCCCCAGCCAACTGTGGctttgcacacacagagatacagacctGAGTGcctgctcacatacacacagtgtgaAATACCTTTTGTCAACACAACACATACTACAGTCATCAGGAAAGAGACCTCACCTGAGAACCCAACTCCACAGCGGCCTGTTGGCATGTTTggagagcattttcttgattaagtaTGAAGAGCCCAGCCACTATAGACGATGTCAACTCTTTAAGAGATGGTCCTAAGTTGTATAAAAACCCCAActagaagccaggtgtggtggaatatggctttaatcccagcaccatggaggcagaggcaggttaacTGAGAGTTTGAGCCTGCCTgacctacagaatgagttccaggacatccagggctacacagagaaaccctgttttaaaaacaaaattacccAAAGAGAAGGATCAGTGGAACAGGGCTCAAGGGCTGGGTAGAGGAGCTTGTGTGGATTCATTATTCAGGATGAACAGTCTCTGTTTAGGAAGATGAAGTTTTGAAAATCAGAGGCATCATAAATGTAGATGTACAAACTGCCACTGAATTCCACTCCGTGGTGTGTGAAAATGAGTATTGTGGTCTGCTCTTAGCATCCCAttactcaagagactgaggcaggagaataaatTGAACAACCCAAGGACTGTTTCCTTCATCAAGGACAGCAGCTGGTGGAGGCCTTCATCATACAAAGCCTAAGTCTCCTGTAGAAGACCCCCTCTTCCAGCCCCTTAGTACTTGTGGCACTCACTTGGTGCCAGGCTGGATTCCACCCCCGACCAGGACTCACTGCAGGCCCTGAGTCATTGGGCATGTCGGTTCAGCATCGAGGAAGAAGCCCAGCCTAAAATCCCTGAGTTTTGCCTTCTCTGGATGACATGTCAGCAATCTAGCATCCCAGCAGTAAGACGGAAACACAGACCAACAGTAACAATCTTTCTTCTGCTATCAACAGTCTTCTTCCAAATGTAGTCACCACCAGCCACACAAGTGCacgcgcacacaaacacacacacacacacacacacacacacacacacacacaccccaattacCTATGTATTTGGCAAAGGAGTACACATCTAATCATTCACTAAATGATGCAAACTGTTTATGTGCTCCCATAGATAAGACACACACAATCTCTAAGCACAAAGCTTATAGTCACAAATAACTTTCTGCTTAGATGAAATTTCAATTAATAACCACAAGgagaatttaattatttaatacaaCTACTAATCTATCACCAATAAAATCTAAGCAATCACATCACAAAACAAAGAGTTATATTCAGCAAACATGCATTAATAATCATACAACTTAACATTACCCAAGAAAAGGAGTTGGATATAAAAGTTTGTATAATTTTTGGTGGTTTTCAAATCTTATGGCACAGATTaccaaaaaaattgtaaaaacagatttcaaatattttcagtaaaatggTAAAAAATTTAATAAGCCTTTAAGTTTTCATAGTTGGCTCAAGATTAAAGCATCAAGCTGGCCCCAATCTGTCTAAATGGACAGAGAATAGTTAAAATGACTGACGCTTTAGTTACAATGGTAGAGGAAGTCTCTTCCTTTTATCAAAACCCTTTTGGGGTTAGATTTTTCAATGTGAACATGTCTTTGTAAATACTGTGAGAATATAGACCTGGAGACATATGTAGTATCAGGACAGAAATGAAGTCTAAAACATGAAGTCTGACTGGTCAGCAGAGTCTGTTGTTCCCAGACTATCAACACCTTGCCAATACAAATCTGAATGGCTACCCAACTGGCTGACGTTCTTCTACGGAATTGTCTTATTATCAATGCAGTGTTCACACTCCATTAACCTGTTTCTACAGAGTGTATGTAATTAGCAGGGCACTAAGTTTATAAACGTGGGGCAACTCAAAATGGAAAGACCTTTTCAAACaaaacctttcttttctattttaaattctcTGTGTCATGTTATTCttgaattaataagaaaaaaatgaggggaAGCTTTGAACATATCTTGTACTTTTCATCAAGGCTAAAGTGCAAAATATCTCCATAATCTCTGGTATTTTAATAGAGAAAAGTATCAAACATACATAATAAAGGAACAGTaaaatacagacaaaaaaaaCTCTCAAATGTACAGGAATACATATATTTTCACCAACTTAAACTTCTCTTTCTTCAGTGAAATCTGTAAATGAACCATGTTCTCAAAGAACTTTGTTTGACTCTTCCCCATGACCAGAAATTCTAAACTTATAGTGAAAACATatgaagaaaccaaaacattGCATGACAATGGACACTAAGTTCGTAAAGAACCTCCTTTAAATGAGATATTATGtaagaaaataccatggaaataATAATCCTATGAGAATTGTTTTAAGCACAGTAAATTTGAGCCTTGGTCTTCATGAAGATACTACAGTTTGTATAGAAAACTATAAATATACAAGACTCCAAGGGAAAAAAGTCAGGATACATATTGTCCAACATTCTTTAAGCTAAAAACCTTTTGAAAGGGGTAAAGATGGCTGATGGCCAATTGAATCTTAAGCCAGGCAGAATCTCAGTACTTGGGCAGGAGCATTACTccaaagtcaaggccagcctgttctactcagcaaggtccaggccagccagggctttaTAATGAGAGCCTGTCTAAAAAGACCAAAAactggaaggaaaaaataaagagtacAGAACTACAAAAACCTCCTAGGTCAAAGTGTCCTCCCCAAAGGAAGCACATGTTCTATAAGCATATAACTTAGATACACTGTTCAGGGAGTGGAGGATGCTGAGTTACTAGAGTCCCTTCCAAAAAGTGTGTCTTTAAATTAAGGAGACATTAATCTAATAGTGTAAACAAGTCTGGCtcagaaagaaaactgaacataTCCCAGATCTGTCCATAAAAGTAACGATGGTACATCTTTAATATTAAAGGAATAGACTAGAAAAAGTTCAGTCTCAGAATTGACTTTTAAAAGCTCATTTGTGCTCCTTGGTGGGTGCATAGTAAAGTTCCATGGGTTTGTTCACTTTCCAGTATTTCTCACTGACCAATTCCAAAGAAAATGAGCCAtttaaaacctaaaacaaaaagagaggCAAGATTACAAAAATGCATGGTGCTCAGTACAGTGagactaaacaaacaaaaggtccCAGGATCCCGTGCACAGCAGAACAAAGGGCATCACGAAGTCATTATCTGCTGCTTTGCAGATTAATGTGGGCCTAGGGTTCCTGCTCCTAACAGGCTCCACCCAAACCACTCCTTGCTACTTAGTCAAGGAGCTCCCCCTCCACAGTCACTGACAAATACTCACAGTGAACTGGCCACTGGCTGTGGCTATGTAAATGGTGTACTGTTTCTCACTGGCTGTATCCAGGTTCATCTGGTTTGATTCTCCTTTGCTTCGAAGTTCTTCTAAAGCTAGCCTCACAGCCAGATACTTGGATAAGTGATCAACGGTAGCATTGCCTGAAGTCTTTATGTATCTAGAAGAATAAAGCATCAAACATTTAATTTGTAAAGTTCCTAAATCATGGAGCCAAAAAGCTATGTAAAACATGTATGTTctaattattgaaaataaatagaaattaactATTCTATAAGGAAAGACAGGTCATGAAAGCTCACTACCCTTACCTTCTAAAATACATggaacaaagcaacaaaaatcaaagcaatatacaatgtatttttaataaattagcAAACCTTTCAACCTTAATTACTTGAATCTGTTGCCTGCAAAAAGAGGAATATTAAGAATAAGAGGAAATTGTCTTAAGAATTAACATTTTtgctgggcatgatggctcacgcctttaatccctgtactggagaggcagagttcaaagccagcctggtctatagagtgagttccaggacaggcagagtcTCACAAAGAAAACTGTCTtgaaaggccaaaaaaaaaaaaaagaaagaaaaaaaaggaagaatttacATTTGTGGTTTTGAAAGCTGAAGCTGAACAGAGAAATACTGATCTTAGTATCTCTGTAAGCATGGTAGACTACTCAATCACTCGTTCAACAAATATCTGATGCTTGGCTGTGCTCCCAACAGGCACTATGTGAGAGGTGTGGAAGTTCACCCTTGCCAGTATGAAACTCAGAGCGTCTTCTGGACCAAGTTTTTCTTCATCTCCTATGAGGTCTGCTCCTTCATGAAGAGCAACTTTTTATAGAAAgaatacaaaaaggaaaggaagaagggaagcacggagggaggaagggaggaaaagcaaacaagcaatcTAGGCAGTAGTTCAGATTGAACTCTAAAACTAGGACGGGCAAATACTGCCTTTATTTCATACACAAACTGTTCTAGGAAACCCTGTGAAACCATGTGACCTGGAACCAGCTCTTACCCACACTTACCTCGTCTGTGCACTGTCGTCCTTTTCCATAAGGGTTGGATGGGGCCTGAAGACTAACTCAATCTCACTAGCACCATCCATCACTGGATCGATGGCCACTGCTGCATTGTTGTTATCCAGTTCAAGCCCAGAGTCATCAGATGTTTTGGTCCGTTTGTTACTAGGACCCGCTTCCTGATTGCTGTGTGTGGATGCATTACTACAATGGGAACTGTCACCATTGTCTTCTGCTCCGCTGCCATTTTCAATCTGCTGCTTTTTGCCTCGCTGTAATCTAATTGAGAAGGGTTTGAAAGTATGATCTTTAAGGCATCGGACTTGaaaccattttgtttgttttttaactgttattttaatcttatgtgcatgggtgtttgtgtctgtagtacaccatgtgtgtgtagtgcctaATGAGACCACAAGAGAATGCTGGattccctgggattggagttacacacagttgtgagctgccatgtgagctgggaattgaactcaggtcctctgaaagagcagccaatgctcttaacccctgagccttctctctagccctcaaCTTTAGAATTCTAaaatttggagaaaataaaaagtcaagaGAGAAAATTTGACGAGTAAATTTGGTGAAATACATTGTCATTGTTTCCCACATGTCCCTCAGAGATCTAGAAGGCtcatcttgggaggcagaagcagccaaTCCCTGCAAGATAAAGGtaagcctgatctacagagcaaattccaggatagccaaggttagagactctgtctcaaaaataaaattaacaaagtaTTCACTTGgtaattattattaaacaaataaagaCTAGAAGAATAATGGACGAACATGTGATCTCACGCCTATGAGGTGTCAATTAGAAGGTAGGTAGTTACCAGGAACAGAAGAGTGAGACAGAATAGCACTACTAGTCGGTTATAAGTTTctgttttacaaaatgaaaaaaaattctagcagCTGGTCAGGAGACATAAGTAAGCTAAATGAACTCTATCACTGATTTACACATAGTTAACATGCTTTGTTACATGTTTACTACAATTTTAAAACATAGGAAGGCCCACAtggcgggcagtggtggtgcacgcctttaatcccagcacctgggaggcagagacaggtggaattctgagtttgaggctagcctggtctacagagtgagttccaggacagccagggctacacagataaaccctgtctcaaaacaaacaaaaaccaaaacaaaacaaacaaaagaaaggccCACATGAAGGAAAAACAACCAGAAGACTAATTCCGTAGCAACACTGGACCATGTAAAGCTGAAGCAAAGCTAACATGACATGTTATAATGGCAGCATTTAAAGAATAAAGTTCAAGTGAGGGACAGTAAGTCACATCTAAGCAGGATGCTCTGTCCTGGTGGCAGTATTTTACAAttagtatacaaagaactgagaTGGGAAGGGGGGGGATTATAAATAATGACTAAAGTACATAAAACATTATCTAtatgaaagtatttgaaaaagtCCAAGTGGAATCTAGACTCCAAAGCCAGTAGATACacatgtcagaaaataagtgCTGTGGAAGGAAAGCAGGCAGGAAGGACAGGAATGGAGTGCTAGAGTAACAACACACTCAAGGAGGAGAAAGAACTGTATTATCATGAGCACCATCTGAGACAGAGGTGCTgaaagaatgaacacacacaaacgCTCTCAAAGGCAGAAGCTAAGCTGAGGGCAGCAAGAAGGCTGCAGTGTGGTTCCCAGCCAAAAGCCTATCACAAAAGGCACTCAGATGGCACAGCAAATAAGGGTCCTTACAGTCGGTCACCTGACAATCTGGGTTCTAGTCCCAGAACCCACCTGATAGAAGCAAAGAACTGAtgcccacaagctgtcctctaaaTCTTTGTATGTGGGTTAGACAAGACCAGAGACTAGCTACAGAAGCATTTCACCAAGGATAACTGCATTTCTCATGAGACTAACATAAACAACTATTAAGTCCTTACAACTAAGGATTGTACTATATTCTAAAAAGAAGTACACTCAACATTTAACACTGTATCTACTACTTTCAGAAATATAGTTATAATTCACAAATGGAACTTATCTTTTCACCTTTACAGCACAGGGGGTTTTGACCACTGTACTTCAGAATCACTGATAACCTAAAAACAAACCTGAAGCCCTgagatcaaaaaacaaaaacaaaaacaaaacaaaaaacaaaaaaaccttttcaaGACATCCTGCTATTGAGTCTTTTGACAGCCATTACACCAGTGGGCCTTTTATTTGGAAAATTATGATTATCCCTGAAAACTGACTAGACTGGGAAATAAAAGCAGGGAAATAGAACAGCAGTAAGCCTGGTTCCGATAGTTTTCACACTGATATACTTTTTAACTATCCAAGAGAGGCCAGCtatacagacctttaatcccaacattcagagGGCAGGAGAAAGAAAGCCAATCCCTGCACATCCAAAActagtctggtttacagagcaagtttgaggtaagccaaggctacacagtgagaccctgtctcaaatataaaGAACAATCTCTGAGCTATTGAAGAGGAAATAAATTCAGTCTAAAGTTCAGCAGTCCagcctatgtctgtctgtctgtctgtctgtctgtcaattaAAGCCTGAAATTAGATAATGTCATCTGTAGACTATTGTACTAAAAGTTGGACAAGTAATGATGCTGGCAACACTCCACttgtaaaaatgagagaaaaacttaataactttgaaaaaatggcttagaacaaaaaaagaacaagcagACTCTCCTGAAATCCAGGCAAGAAAACtattaaaagaggaaagagaaataaattgcACTAAATGCTGCTAGGTACAATGATGTCTTCAACCCATTTGCCATCATACTGCACAATTAACACAGAGCTCACTATTAACTTTCACAGGGGCATTATGACAGGGCAGTATAAAAGGTAACTTTAGAACCAGATATATATTATAGAGAGAATCCTCtcaaatgtatttattctatgtaGATGAATCACAAGAAGATTGTCTTTATACTTATCAATAttggcatgtgtatgtatgtgtgacacATCTCTATGGGCATACTTTGTACAAGTCAAAGGATAACTTATAGAAgttggttctctgcttccacgGGGATTCACTGGGCCTCACACACCCGAGATTCTAGTATTTTAGATGCAATACTCTAGAACTATGTGCAACTATTTTGTCACTGTGTTTCATCTTACAAAAAAAGCAAGCCCATTATTTGGTAAGTATTTGACACAGTTCACCTCTGGCCCCTCTCATGTACCTGTTCATGGCCTGTATCTTCAGCCCCTCCTCAATGCTGTGGCTGAGAGCCTGCTGATTGTTGTGCTTGTTGATCCTAGCTAACACTCTCTCTTGATGGGCTTCATACTCATCACGACTTGGATAGATCTTGCTGATGAGTGCATCAAAGTTTGGGTCTGGCCTTAGTGATCTTTTAGAAACCAGTTTTTTCCGACAGGTAGGACATTCTTTGTTGctaaataaaagagaagagaatttaaACATGACAGTATTATTGTACTAAAACCAAAAATATCTAATTTCTAAATAGTTGTTTTTACTAtcacaaaaatgtaaaatgttaacTAAACTCTCCTTGAAAACCAGATAAACAAGTCAATCATGATTTCAGAAACTGTAGCTGATACCATTTGTGGGGATGGGGGTTAGGAGAGATGTGGAGATGCCCGAGAGCAGTGCTTGGTGGCTctccctgtaatctcagcacttggaaggctgaaggaGATTGCATAGAAACCCAAGGCAAGTGTGAACCACATGACAAGTTTCAGACTAACCTGAGCACAATGTAAGAAagaacctgtcttaaaacaaagaaaagaaaaagccctcCAATAATTAAATCCTAGACTCTACACTTTTGAGGAAAGGTTCCAGTTCTCAAATACTTATTATAGACAACATATTTCTCCAACTCCAGAAAGCACTGCTGTGCTACAGTCTAAGGGTACGGTAATAACTCTTTCCAACATACCCACTTCTAAGGGCTGTGATGATACAATCTGCACAAAACCGATGTAAACACTCCTTTGTAGTCATGGTGTTCTTCAACATATCCAAACAAATTGGGCACAttaattcactgtgtagacttcTAGGTGAAACCACAATTTCCAAGCCATCTGTTATTGCCTCCTGTAAAAAAGTGATACTTAATCTTTGTTATTAAATCTTTGTTATTATTGACAAACTCAAACATACCCAAGTACTAAAGGCCATAAAAACAAGCATCTATGTACCTGTCACTCAGGTCACTGCTATGTTCAGCTCATGGTCAATTTAAACATAAAGCCAATTTCGGCCTAGCTAAAATATTTCTCCAGGCTCTTGAACCTGCATTATTTAAACACACGTAATGCTAAAAGGAGTGTCTCTgagggaaagggggagacaggagagaatattAGTAGGAAATTAGcctgcctggtttatgtggtgctgggactgACCCATGGCCTTTTGATGTTAGAGTCACTCTTACTGTGTTAGAACCCTAGCCcagaattataaaacattttgagGAATAGCATGAATTACTTAACTtataaaaaatgcttttaattttcaaGATGGAAGAATTCTTAGGGTTTGGTTAGGCCTAACTCTGCATCTTGAAAGAAAATAGTATTAAACACTAATCAAGCCACACCGCTAATTACTATGACCAGAACTACTAAGGAATTATGATTATGAAGTCAGTGTGAATTATGGGCCCTTTCCTCCCCTAAACTGCTTTTAGTCAGGGTATTTTATaagggaaacagaaaggagaTGAGGGACCCCAGCTGTAACGGAAGCATTTGAGAGACAGGCACGATGATCAAAAGGTCCAAGGGTGTCCTCTGCAACAAAGTGAGTTGGAGGACACCCTggatgagactgtctcaaaattgTTTAATTCCATCAATGCATCTAAGTTTTAACAGTTTAAAATATCATGTAAAAATCACCTTTGAACCTCAAAAAGTCTAATTCTACAgaaaagttttttatttaaaaaaaaaaaaaaaaggtcaagcaAATATGAAGATACACTTCTAAATAACTAAGGTTACTTAACTATTTTCTAAATGGTGAAAGCCTTTAGATGAAATCAGATTTTATTCATGTTAGTTCTCATATCTAGTTTAAAAAGTACTAATAATCCCCAATATTTCACCTATTTTTCAGACTCCAGTTGGCACCTCTGTATGTCCAATCCAAGAGAAAACATACAATGAATAGTTTTAAGCATGTCTGCCTCAAGCCTGCCATTCCCCCATTCTTAGCATGCCCTCCTTCTCACAGCAGTGTCTGTCCTGTCAgccctgctccacttgtcccATTATTTCTTATTACTGCAAAAGGAGGCTTTCCCTTTATTCAATTTCTATACATATGACTTTATGAATATTGAGTTCTTTGGTCTCTAAGTATTCTGCAGGCTAAGGTCACATCAGGTTTATCCAGCATTTTTTCCCTGACGCCTAACAGAGGTTATGAGTTTATAAAACTTCTCTGTAGAATTAGACTTGAGATTCAAAGGTGATttttatatgatacattttaaactATTAAAAGTTAGATGCTTTCatgaaattaaacagagaatgtaactttgttgaatgaatgaagtgTCAGCCAAACATGATGCAGGACTGCTGTTATCGCTgctaagttctctctctctcttcttttaaagattatttacttattttatgtatatgagtacactgtagctgtcttcaaacacactagaagagggcattgtatcccattacagatggttgtgagccaccatgtggttgctgggaattgaactcgggacctctggaagagcaggcagtgctcttaaccactgagccatctctccaacccactAAGTTCTCTTTAAGTCTTCCTTTTCTACAAAGGTACCCCAGTTTACATAGACCTCCTATTTCCATAAATTATAGCAGTCTGCATTATATTACCTGAGGTGTTCGTTGTAACTCGTACAAACTGAGTTCCCATGTTTTGCTTAATGGTTGAGTTCCATTTGTCTGCACAGCCTGAGACATTTCTAggaataaaaatgagatgaagtTTTAGTACTTGAAAAGGAAGTGCAACAATGGTCTAAATATATATGCGTTCCCCAAACTGGTGTCTAAACTTTATACCTTAGAAAGCAATACTTCAAAATACACCCCCCAGTCTTCAACATCTGAGAACACTTGGGAAAcagcaaggtttttttttctgacattacTTATGTCTACCTAGGAATTGGTTCCATCAAAAAGGAGCaaagtacttttaaatatttttaaggaaaaaataaaataaaaaaacaaacaccacatCCCTAACCCAGAGGAACCTTGTCTGCCTTCCTGCTTATTCTCTCCCGCTAGAAAACATTTATTACTCCCCTAAAATGTATGTATCTCCCTACTTCCCTTTCTGTACCATTAGACCCTTCTTTGAagtatattctttctcttttcaatcTGCCTATTGTTAGTCTGTTCCAGCTGAATCCATCACTGGGaaagtttaaaagagaaaacctAATCTCCAATGTATTAAGAGGTGAATCATATCAGGCAGATGCCCTTTGGGGCAATCCATTAGTTACATAGGAGACTCTAGCTCCACTGGTCAGGGCAAAATAATCAGCCACATGGAAGGCATTAGAAAAATTCCAGACAGCTTCATGTCATAATCACCAATATAAGATCATGATTAGGGGAAACTAAGCTTCCAACTTCTATCTGGGGAGGGAAAAGAAGTACACTGTGTATGTCCCCAATAATTCAACGTTCCTGGGGTCTACCCAAAGAATGGGCTTCTG
Proteins encoded in this region:
- the Rnf2 gene encoding E3 ubiquitin-protein ligase RING2, with the protein product MSQAVQTNGTQPLSKTWELSLYELQRTPQEAITDGLEIVVSPRSLHSELMCPICLDMLKNTMTTKECLHRFCADCIITALRSGNKECPTCRKKLVSKRSLRPDPNFDALISKIYPSRDEYEAHQERVLARINKHNNQQALSHSIEEGLKIQAMNRLQRGKKQQIENGSGAEDNGDSSHCSNASTHSNQEAGPSNKRTKTSDDSGLELDNNNAAVAIDPVMDGASEIELVFRPHPTLMEKDDSAQTRYIKTSGNATVDHLSKYLAVRLALEELRSKGESNQMNLDTASEKQYTIYIATASGQFTVLNGSFSLELVSEKYWKVNKPMELYYAPTKEHK